In Nymphaea colorata isolate Beijing-Zhang1983 chromosome 3, ASM883128v2, whole genome shotgun sequence, a genomic segment contains:
- the LOC116251252 gene encoding probable glutathione S-transferase produces the protein MAKEVKLLGFWASAYVVRVQIALNFKGIEYDYVEEDLKKKSELLLQSNPVYRQVPVLVHAGKPIPESMVILEYIEEAWPEKPLLPQDPYQRAMARFWARFAEEKCLPSGVKYFTTKGEDQLKAKEELVENLKILEGALQGKKFFAGETAGMVDIVAGWLPFWIRRMEGLFGDKVVEEDNLPHLNAWFQDYLSLPFVREKLPPPEKVCADLRGLLASLEPN, from the exons atggcgaAAGAGGTGAAGCTTCTTGGCTTCTGGGCAAGCGCTTATGTTGTGAGGGTGCAAATCGCGCTGAACTTCAAGGGGATAGAGTACGATTACGTAGAAGAAGACCTGAAGAAGAAGAGCGAGCTCCTGCTGCAGAGCAACCCTGTGTACAGGCAGGTGCCCGTCCTCGTCCATGCCGGGAAGCCGATACCGGAGTCGATGGTGATCCTGGAATACATTGAGGAAGCGTGGCCGGAGAAGCCGCTTCTACCTCAAGATCCCTACCAACGAGCCATGGCTCGCTTCTGGGCCAGATTCGCGGAAGAGAAG TGTTTGCCATCAGGTGTCAAATACTTCACCACTAAAGGTGAAGATCAACTAAAAGCCAAAGAAGAACTTGTTGAGAATCTTAAGATCTTAGAAGGTGCACTGCAAGGTAAGAAATTCTTCGCAGGGGAAACAGCAGGAATGGTCGACATAGTCGCCGGCTGGCTGCCGTTCTGGATCCGAAGAATGGAAGGGctctttggtgacaaagtggTTGAAGAAGACAATCTCCCACACCTCAATGCTTGGTTCCAGGACTACCTCAGCCTTCCTTTTGTTAGAGAGAAGCTGCCCCCTCCTGAAAAAGTGTGTGCGGATCTAAGGGGCTTGCTTGCATCACTGGAACCTAATTAA